The genomic region GCGGATGAATTCTGGAGGGCGCGgatatggtggtggtggtggattgCCACCTCACTACCCAAGgaacacttcttcttcttcttcttcttcttgttcatctTCAATGGATGGGTCTTTAGGGTTGGTTATGGGTTCAATGGGAATGGACCAAAAAGGGTTTGGCGTTTCTTCTTCTTTAAATCTTCTCAGGCAGAATAGTTCCCCTGCTGACCTTTTCTCCAACGTTTCATTTCAAAATGGTATTTAACTTGTAAcatatttttatctatttttttttccttttaagaCGTGATGTTTTCTTGTTACTGTAATAGAGTGGAGGATTTGTTACTATTTAGAATCTAATCATCATCATAATGAGTATTAGTTAGATGCTATATGTGTGCTTAATGAAAGAGCAATCAATTAGGAATCAATGAGATTGGTGGGGACATTGATTCAATCCAATTTATGGTTGTTTTGAATCTCATGATCCGAATTATAGTTACATGGAGGTTGATGAAACTTTTCAAATCTGTTTATTATTTACCTTACATGGTATCACAGCATTTATATTTAGTTAAAATTTTTGCAATATGATGAGCTTATTCATTTAGATGTGCTATGTGTTAATTGGTATTTGTTCCTTAAGCTTTTAGGAGAATTAATCCTTTCCTGAAACTTCAATATCGAATGATCTTTATCTATGCTTCGTTTTTATAGTATTGTAGATCCAAGATTGCAAATTATGCTTATGTTttatataaatatgtaataacTAACTAATTACTTCAATTTGAGGATCTAGAATATGATATCTGACCTTCCTTCTTATTATATTAAGACAGTAATTACTCAGAAGAAGTTATATGTTTGTAAATTGTAGGATTTGCTACCATGAAAGGTGTCGGGAACTATGGTCATGTTAACAGCACCAGCGAAGAACTTAGTCCATCGATGAACAGATTGAAGAATCAGATTAGCTTCTCATCAAGAACTGCTTCTTCCTTGGGAATGTTGTCGCAGATCTCCGAAATAGGGAACGAGGAAATTGGGGCAAATAGCCCTGAAGATGGGAGGCAGGGTGGTAGCAATGGTGATGCCTTGCATTACAGCCCCGGATTCTGCTATGGTTCTTGGAGTGATGCACCACAACACTCTGAAAACCTCACTGGCTTGAAAAGAGGGCGAAGTAGCAATGGAAAGTTGTTTCCTGATGTTCAGGTATGCATCTATATATAGGATGTTCACTTTTATGATCTTATTCTTTCACTTTGATTTCTTGCTCTTAATTCGAACCAATTGATGTACTCAGAATGGAGAGCTAGGAAATCAAGTTCATATGCTATCACATCACTTGAGTTTGCCGAAAACTTCATCAGAGATGATTGGTATGGAGAATCTGCTTCAGTTCCCAGATTCTGTTCCTTGTAAAATCAGAGCGAAGCGAGGCTGCGCTACTCATCCCCGAAGCATAGCTGAAAGGGTAGGACTTTGTCTATCTCCAAAATACAATTTACGTTTTCAGAAGAATCTTATTATCTTAACTATGACTATGAGCATTAAGAATGAGTTATATTTAACTGACTTGTCTAAATAGCTCAGAATAAGACACAAAAACATCATTTAATCTAATATAGCCAATCCCAGAGAAACAGAACTTTATTATTGTTTTGAAATGGAAAGCATCTTAATATCTTGTGAGGATGCATCAACTATGATGGAATGAAGAAAAATCCTTTCTTACTTCAAAATAAAGAGCAGCACATTATTTAGACTGTATTGAATTTATGAACTTGCAGCATATTATACACGATTTTAAGGACTAACTAATTTCAGGTACGAAGAACACGGATCAGCGAACGAATGAGGAAATTGCAAGAGCTGGTCCCAAACATGGACAAGGTAAGAACAAATGATAAGTCTGGTTCTTTGAACTTGAAATATGTGTGTGTGTGCATGCATGCATGTGTGCGTGTTTGGAAAATTAACATTCTTCATGTTCTTGGCAGCAAACCAACACAGCAGACATGTTGGACTTGGCGGTTGACTACATTAAAGATCTTCAGAAACAATTCAAGGTAACATAAAGAGAGAATTTGATTTAAGAACAAAATTTTCCACCCCTTAATCTTACTCTCCATGTTTTTACATTGATTGTTTTTCAAAATTACTTGCAGAATCTAAGTGAAAAGAGGGCAAACTGCAAATGTATAAGCATGCGGAGAGCAGATACAAATCAAATTGTTTAAACCTTCTCTACAAGTAGCACAGAAAAACTATGCTAAGATATGGTTAGGATCGAGAACTATACATCATCTTCATCCTGagaaataattagaaaaatagaaGCTAATATAAGATTTGTTGTTGCTTTTTAATGATTGTAACATAGAATGCTAGCTAGCATAATAGCTTTTAGCTCAAAGGTTATTTCTTTAAGCTAACGAGGTTTTCGTTATACAGTCAACAAAAATCATAATAGTATAAATCTGTATTTTTGTATAGGAGAATTGTGTAATAAATGTATTCCGTTTTAAGGGAATATACTGTTTTTATTCATATAGATATATGAAATTTTTTATTAGGGCAAGTtacttaaataaatagaatagagaaaatatttaCCCAAATGTGCAAAACTGGTTCTTGTTACCTGCATGTGCAAAAAGCCATTTCTATGTAATCCGTGGCAACCCACCACGGTTTCAAAACATGCATAAACCGTGGTAGGTCCCAGCGGATTATGGCCAAAAGATATAGAGTGTAAACCGTGGTAGGTCACCACGGTTTACTAAGGAGAGATGGCGTGCATAAACCGTGGAGAGTCACTACAGTTTATGAAAAAATTTGTTTGCACATAAAATAATCCAAAAATTTCATGGTGTTTATTATTGGAGtctaatttttttctaatttattttacataacaaattttaaatattttaaatttattaaattttatcattttaaattaaatattaattttttattttttagtaaatAGACATCAATTTTTTAAGCACTATAAAAATCATTTTCTTAGTATTATctgatattttttttctattgtaCTCTTTCTATTATAAAAAGCTGTTGTTGATAAGACATAATTTAAGATTCTGCTCATAAATTTATTGTGGTAATAAATTCATTTTCTATTGGACATAAAATTAACAAGATTTTCTAGCCATTATTTACCAcacataaaccgtggtgacccaCAAAGTTTTATGTGCAAACAAGTTTTTTCATAAACCGTTGTGACTCTCCACGGTTTATGCACGCCATCTCTCCTTAGTAAACCGTGGTGACCTACCACGGTTTACACTCTATATCTTTTGGCCATAATCCGCTGGGACCTGCCACGGTTTATGCACGTTTTGAAACCGTGGTGGGTTGCCACGGATTACATAGAAATGGCTTTTTGCACATGCAGGTAACAAGAACCAGTTTTGCACATTTGGGtaaatattttctctattctatttatttaagtaACTTGCCCTTTTTATTACATATATATGATGAAGATGAATTCTATTTGTCGCTTCTTATTGTATTAGTACAGCATTCAAAAGGCCTATGCTCTCTTTCGTGGCAAGTGGAAAGCAGGGAATTTGCGGTCCAGTTTGGATTGATTTTGAGTTAAAAATTCATCTGATCTAAACACTAATTTTATTTGCGATGCGGTTTGgatttgatgtttttttttttaaaaaaataatcgaTCCAATCTGATTCAATTTcaagcggtttggattggattggattgaatttgcggttttgtaaattaaaaaaataaaaaaatatataacaagttttaacatcaaattttaaataactaaCAATGACATAATAAATCTCAACATCATTTTGAAAAATCAATGATaacataacaataaaataaaattatagattagttaaaataaataaataaattatattttgaacataaaatatttattaaataataataatacatgaataatataaaaatgttaaCAAATTGAATATATTTGTTGGGGCTAAGGAAATTAAAGACCTCAGACCTATCAGTATAGTTGGATGTGCATATAAAGTTATCTCTAAGTTGTTGACACGGAGAATGAGGAGTGTAATGTCAGGCTTAGTTGGGGAATCACAGAGTGTCTTTGTGAAGGGAAGGAAGATACATGATAGAGCTTTAATTGCATGTGAAACGGTGCAATGGTTGAAACAGAAAAAGAAGGCATCAATGATTATCAAATTGGATTTCCATAAAGCCTATGATAGAGTTAAATGGTGCTTTGTTGATACTGTTTTAGAAAAGATGGGTTTCGGTAGAACATGGAGATCATGGGTTAGAGAGTGTGTTAGGTCGGCATCCATCTCTATCCTGATCAATGGTCACCATCAAAACCATTCAAAATGGAGAGGGGCCTACGGCAAGGGACCTGTTATCGTCGTTTCTGTTTGTTCTGGTGGTGGATGTGCTTAACCGGATGATCGCGGAGGCAGTAAGGAACGGTCGGATATCTCCACTCTTAGTCGGGAGGGATAATATAGAGTTGTCACACTTACAATTTGCTGATGACACTATATTATTCTGTCCGCCGGAAGAGGCTTCTGAGATGCTTCGAATTGATGTCTGGACTGAACATTAATTTTGAGAAGTCCAACTTGATACCAGTGAACTGCAGTCAGGAGTGGGTTAGCCGAATGTGTCAACTACTAGGGTGTCAGGAGGCAGCACTGCCGGTGAGGTATCTTGACATCAGCCTAGGAGCAAACCCACGGTTAGTAAAAACTTGGAAGCCGGTTCTAGATAAGGTGGATGAAAAACTAAGCTTGTGGAAAGCGAAGATTCTTAGTAAGGCTGGAAAGCTGGTGCTCATTAAGTCGGTGATCAACAGCCTACTTATCTATTACCTGAGATTGTATAAGATGCCAAATGCAGTTGCACGAAGAATCATTTCCTTGCATAGGAGGTTCTTTTGGGGGAAGGATGATTGACGACCTGGTATGGCTCTCGTGAAGTGGGAGATGGTCCAGGTACCAAAGAAGCTTGGAGGCTCGGGGGGTGGGTGATGCGGTGGTTCGCAATACTGCCTTACTATTTAAATGGTGGTGACGATTCTCAAAGGAGGACTGTCCTCTATGGAAGAAGATTGTGTGCTCCTGTAATAGCTTGAACCCGAATCACTTGTTGTCAACTCAGGAGTTACCAAGGAGAGGGGGCCCATGGAGAGACAATGTCAAATACAAATAAAGGAGTAACATGTCAGGCAGAAGATGATTGATGGCCTTGCTAAGGAAGTAGGAGATGGTAGATCAACCAGGTTCTGGGAGAATACATGGCTCCAAGTGGGAAAGTTGAAAGACTCCTTTCCGAGACTCTTCTTGATTTCAAACCAAAAAGGATCAGTAATTGGGGATTGTGGGATTCgggatgggatagagtgggtTTGGCACTTCCAATGGAGGAGGGAACTCCGCGAATGGGAGACTGATACATTGGATCAGCTGCTACACGTCTTGCAATCTGTTAGATTAGTATCAGATGTACAAGATAGAGTGATGTGAAAATTTGGCAAGGAAAGAGTttattctactaactcatttgtgcaggttttgCAGGAAGAGACCATGAATGAGGAGCTTCTTCGCTATACGATACAAAGAAAATTTGGAAAGGTCTAGTCCCACCTCAAGTCGAGTTGTTCGCTTGGTTTGTATTAGTAGACAGGGTGAACACAAATGATCGTCTAAGTAGATTGGGAATCCTACAACAGAATGATAACGTCTGCATGTTGTGTAAGAAAGGTGTTGAAACTATACAACACTTATTTGTTACATGTGAGTTCTCTTGGAAGGTGTGGTGTGCATGGATATCGGCATTTGGACAGGAGTGGACTGCTCCCGGTACCTTGAAAGACCACTTTGAGAGTTGGAGATCTTTGCCGATGAGAGACGAGCAGCGCAAGTTTTGGCTAGTTGGGTTCTTCTCAGTAATATGGATTATTTGGCTACGACGGAATGAGTTCATATTTCAGAGCAAGATAACAAGAGTTGTAGAGTGTGTGGATCAATCGTTTTCATGTGGTACAGAGTGGTATAGTAAATAACTCATGTGGCCGATGGCTATGCCAGAGATGACATAGGAGTTGTTTGTTTTTATGTTTAATGTTGTCTTTCTATGCTCCACCTTGAGTGTTgagctctttctttctttcaaaaaaacgATTTAGATTAGATTGGATCAATTTTGAGAAGTAAATCTAAAATTCGATCCAATTCATTTAGTTTgcaaaaaaatagaatccaatcaaatttaaattaatgCCATTTTTATTGATTTGGATTGAATTTGAACAACTTAATGGAAAGCACATTTACGATGTTAAAGAATGTTAAagcttaaaataaatttttatggtATTAATACACTCCAACATGTATATATTCAATTGCTAGAtagtaaaaataactaattttttataattgtaTCATGACATGATTATTCAAGTTATGTAAAATATATTATGaatgtattaaaattaattttatttatttaatatttcaaAATGAGAAActactttgaaaaaaaaattgttaaatattaatttagatatCCCTAGTTGTGTTTTAGGTTTTTAGCCATTTATAGAGGGGACAGTTGCATATCGTATTGGGACCTATACAATGTCACATTAATGATTTGATGTTGACATTAAAGAGTTGCATGAGAGCCAAAAATAAAGTTATAGTCACCCGCCGTTATGACCAATTATAAGTAACCATACATTGTTCAATTCATGTGTTGATGACCCATTTTGGTGATTTTTCCTTTCTCTTCCACATTCAATCTTATCCCATTCCCAGTTGTTTCCTCGTCAGGTATTAAAATTCAGAAAAGGAATAAAAGTTTGGACAAATGTGTGCCGCCGTTGTCGGACATGGTATTTTTCTGTGTACTTTTTTTTCCTCACTTAAAATAGCCAGGCAGCTGGACCCGCTCCACAAAGTCTAGCCATAAACAAATTTGTTATTTTCGTGAGATGCAATTCAGTCCATAGTTATTAGaattaaattgataattaatttaGTTATATGATCAGATTATCGAATTATTGATTTAATTGGTAGATTATTATTTATTCAATTAATAaggttataattaaaaaaatataaaattatataaataaaattaaaataatatcttaaaatttaaaagacaagtctttacaaacattaataatctaatatcaatttttaaacataattaataataaaaaaataataaactagtTTTTAGTACATTGCTAATAATACTTGTTTTTGAAATGATGGCGTTTTTGATGGTTGGTACGCAAAATCGTGATTATTCGTTCATTGGCtatagtgccaaaaacttggtgtgggagaatTTGAATtcaagacttcttcacaattccgtATAActgaccagtaagtgcactgggtcgttcaagtaataccttacgtgagtaagtcgatcccacggagattgtcggcttgaagcaagctatggtcatccttgtaaatcgcagtcaagcggattcaaatggttatgaggttttgataattaaaatataaataaaatataaaataagataaagttacttatgtaattcattggtgggaatttcagataagcatctggagatgctttgttgcttcaaaacctctgctttcctactgccttcttccaaccatgcgttacctccttccatggcaagctgtatgatcctctcggatgaaaacaaatccatatgcgctgtcaccgtacgactaatcatctgtcggttcccgctagcgtcggaataggaccattgtccttttgcacactgtcactgcgcccaacattcgcaagtttgaagctcgtcacagtcatccctttccagatcctactcggaataccacagacaaggtttagactttctggatctcaggaatgctgccaatggttctagcctataccacgaagatactaatctcacggactcagtccgtgtattagatatccaagagagtatactccagctgtcgtccaatgactacgttgaacatcatgtagatcgctttgtggttgtcaggcacacgatcttggctaagcgagtaacgaagattgggtgactgtcacgggtcaccccttcattctgacttaactgaattaagtacgagaatatatcttggagaagaagtaggcgtgaattgaatagaaaaatagtagtaattgcattaattcatgaagaacagcagagctccacaccttaatctatggggtgtagaaactccaccgttgaaaatacataagtgaaaggtctaggcatggccgtaaggccagcctccaaacgtgtacaatagtaTAAGATGGTAAAAGTCTATCAAAAgatctaaaataaatctctaaaagtagtttttatactaaactagtaacctagggttacagaaaatgagtaactaagtgcagatagtacagaaatccactttcggggcccacttggtgtgtgcttgggctgagcaatgaagcttttcgtgcataggctgtttctggagttaaacgccagctttggtgccagtttgggcgttttactccaattctggtgccagttttggcgttttacgccaagatgttttaggctgtcgttggacgccagtttgggccatcaaatctcgggcaaagtatggactattatatatttctggaaagcccaggatgtctactttccaacgcaattgatagtgcgtcaattggacttctgtaactctagaaaatccacttcaagtgcaaggaggtcagaatccaacagcatctgcagtcatttttcagcctctgaataagatttttgctcaggtccctcaatttcagccagaaaatacctgaaatcacagaaaaatacacaaactcatagtaaagtatagaaatattatttttgaataaaaactaataaaaatataataaaaagtaattaaatcatactaaaaactatgtaaaaacaatgccaaaaagggtataaattatccgctcatcaatggtgTTTGAAATAAATacatttttaaaattctagcaaaaaaaaacaaaaaatatttttagcaaCAAAAGATTTACTTAAGTCATTTTTTAAGCAACACAGctgttgagtttggaaaatttGAATCTAATTGAAATGATGatgaaacattattaaaatataaattagaaaattattaatgtttaaataattaaattactttCAATTGTTTGGTTGATGTTTTTGTTAGTGTGCAGgaagaataaattaatttcctATTGGGCCAAAAAGCTAGAATAGCCCAATttgatcaataaattaatttagcCTTGTGCAAAATTAAATCATTCAAAGTAGTTGAACCTTGAGATTGAAACAAGCCCAAATCACAAGCCCATGGACTAATattggaaaaacaaaagaaaaagaaggaagtgGCCAAAGACTTTAAGCATGCTACGGTTACCTACTCCCATGGACTAatggatttcaaatttcaactcaaTTAAGTGCACGCCTTGGTAACAGGAAGTTAAAATTCAATTTGATTAATTCACATTGAAAGATCCATACGTTACTCTATGCATTGGTAACTGGAAGTAAGAATTCAATTGGGTTTAATATTGCATTAAAAGCTTTGTCtcttctctcccctctctcttgtCTTTCGGTCATATCAATCaaatagagaagaaagaagaagtcaTTAGAAGGTTATGGAAAATAAAAGTTATCAGAAGAAAAAGTAATGTAACAGAGAAGCTATGGAAGAAAGGCTATGAAGAAGGAAGATCTGAAGAAAGGCATGGCAAGATTTTTGCCATTGAAGACAAGATTTGAAGAAGGGATTCAAGATTTTTGAAGCCAAAAATAGATGCAATCCGCCtctgtcagagaagaagatctcagTTGCAAAAGTTCACTTCCATTTTTGTTCATCAAAGAAAGAAGGTAGCTGCCGAGCTACATATATGAAGAAGCAAAAAGGGAAAACAAGGAGCTGTCCCGGGTCAGAAGATCATCAAGGGTCCGAATCCTTTCTTGGAGTCAAAGACAAGATCAAGGGTTTAGATTGAAGGATCTTGATGAAAAGggttgagagaggtacatgcatgttggtTTTTGGTTTTTCCTCGCTCTTCTCTTTGTCCAAACCGAAGCTGTTTTTGGGTTGGAGAAGAAGTTGCTTGGTTGAACCGATTTCAACCTTGGGAGATTccccttctatattaagggtgaacagccaagggttgagatcaaggagagaaagtgaaaagcacagagttctcatagctacccaagcttcttgagttcttctccttcaaagatgttcattttattttttttcttagtatTGTCTGTCTGGGTCTCATGGTAAAAagcaaacatggtgaggtttgtaagaaa from Arachis ipaensis cultivar K30076 chromosome B02, Araip1.1, whole genome shotgun sequence harbors:
- the LOC107625483 gene encoding transcription factor bHLH130, whose translation is MDSNSLQGYQLEQQQSSSSGLLRYRSAPSSLLANLTPTFTESQALLSRLANSNSSSSKNNISKNDTVSHSFQEFPDTNTNTNTKTNNKGCDSKGLRRMNSGGRGYGGGGGLPPHYPRNTSSSSSSSCSSSMDGSLGLVMGSMGMDQKGFGVSSSLNLLRQNSSPADLFSNVSFQNGFATMKGVGNYGHVNSTSEELSPSMNRLKNQISFSSRTASSLGMLSQISEIGNEEIGANSPEDGRQGGSNGDALHYSPGFCYGSWSDAPQHSENLTGLKRGRSSNGKLFPDVQNGELGNQVHMLSHHLSLPKTSSEMIGMENLLQFPDSVPCKIRAKRGCATHPRSIAERVRRTRISERMRKLQELVPNMDKQTNTADMLDLAVDYIKDLQKQFKNLSEKRANCKCISMRRADTNQIV